One Paraglaciecola mesophila genomic region harbors:
- a CDS encoding diguanylate cyclase has protein sequence MFKNGMIWVVLSVFFSIGISASERTFFSFTPANFSKQLSQKTVRQVYQDSTGYLWFVTQEGLSRYDGYQLLKFVHDPRDPSSISSDNVRSILEDNQKRLWIVTDGGGLNRFEPLSQTFTKWRAGGEKSQSIISDHIRSMYLASDGAIWLGYNNGSFSRLNQNDMKFEHFNTRELLPELTKNAFVTSIAEDKHNIWLATDGNGLLQLNKDTYQLRRYFKGGIFPLFSDRLTKVFIDNQKRIWLTSYDAGISIFEVEKNTFSAWRHDPRKIRSIASDLVHTVYQDHHQRLWFGTEGGLSLFDENGGFTTFKKNNGMSDNKILSILQDPSGIMWLGTYSGITKGIEVPFEQIDKGLASKIVLGFAETTSSKGERTIWVAGYDGLTQLDSAGQVQNVLNAQSVPALNDTRVMTVSGDKHILWFGTRGGGLGRLNVDTMEVDYLVHDPNNSASLSFDGVTSIHLDQDKNLWVGTFGGGLNLLKHNGNGFAHFREQHGDLRSLNHDRVVAVSELLDGRIIVGTIKGINIFNPTSLDFDRIEHEPDNVDSLSAPMAWAFYQDDAEQLWVGTQGGGLNQWRKKDLKALNNHFSRYNSVNGLPSSHIYSIQADEMDNLWLSSTAGLSRFNPATGKIRHFDSSQGLNDSEFNFGAGFTDSQGVMYFGGNFGFVRFQPNEIKDSKTVPPVVLVRIKKLNEEVGVDIQYQEQHEIVLNYLDYYISFEFAALDFNAPELNEYRYKLEGLDPNWVELGHARLASFSNLPPGKYVLKVQASNHLGLWNSEGVALQIRVLPPPWRTWWAYSVYAILLIVIVLDVIRRYRLKQQRASQHLIDLEEKVEERTTDLRLVNEKLEQISFTDPLTGLKNRRYLTQHLDNDVELILAKHREYSLNQSQLASKDADLIFFLMDLDHFKQVNDKYGHSAGDAVLVAVKSILETVFRDTDYLLRWGGEEFLIVARFVDRSSAATLAERLRCAIQAHRFNIEDNTAINVTCSIGFSVFPLLSNQPTVLNWERTIDVADLCLYAAKKSNRNTWVGLLDLTCDEQDVFSAVVDKTEQLIQSGQLTLVSSISDINNIRWR, from the coding sequence ATGTTCAAAAACGGAATGATCTGGGTCGTACTATCCGTCTTTTTCAGTATTGGCATTAGCGCGAGTGAAAGGACTTTCTTTAGTTTTACGCCAGCTAACTTTAGTAAACAGCTCTCGCAAAAAACAGTTCGCCAAGTATACCAAGATAGCACTGGGTATTTGTGGTTTGTTACCCAAGAAGGGCTTAGCCGCTATGACGGATACCAACTGCTTAAATTTGTGCACGATCCCCGAGACCCCAGTTCAATCAGTTCAGATAACGTCCGTTCAATACTAGAAGATAACCAAAAACGCTTATGGATAGTCACTGACGGAGGAGGATTAAATCGCTTCGAGCCATTAAGCCAAACATTCACTAAATGGCGTGCAGGTGGTGAAAAGTCTCAATCTATTATTTCAGATCATATTCGAAGCATGTATTTGGCAAGCGATGGAGCAATTTGGTTAGGCTATAACAACGGTAGTTTTAGTCGTTTGAATCAAAATGATATGAAGTTCGAGCACTTTAACACGCGCGAATTGCTACCTGAACTGACGAAAAATGCATTCGTCACATCTATTGCCGAAGATAAACATAATATTTGGCTAGCCACGGATGGAAATGGGCTTTTGCAGCTTAATAAAGATACTTATCAACTCAGGCGTTATTTTAAGGGAGGAATATTCCCTTTGTTTAGTGACAGGCTTACCAAGGTTTTTATTGATAACCAAAAGCGTATTTGGTTGACGAGTTATGATGCCGGTATCAGTATTTTTGAGGTAGAAAAAAACACTTTCTCCGCGTGGCGTCACGATCCGCGGAAAATTCGCAGTATTGCTTCTGATTTGGTTCATACAGTTTATCAAGATCACCATCAACGATTATGGTTCGGTACAGAAGGGGGCCTAAGTCTTTTTGACGAAAACGGCGGCTTTACCACGTTTAAAAAAAATAATGGTATGAGTGACAACAAAATACTCTCGATACTTCAGGACCCTTCGGGAATAATGTGGTTAGGCACCTATAGTGGTATTACAAAAGGCATAGAAGTCCCCTTTGAACAAATTGATAAGGGCCTTGCGAGCAAGATTGTATTAGGCTTCGCGGAAACTACATCAAGTAAAGGCGAGCGAACAATTTGGGTCGCAGGGTATGACGGGTTAACTCAGTTAGACAGTGCGGGTCAGGTTCAAAACGTGTTAAATGCCCAGAGCGTCCCAGCGTTAAATGACACTCGAGTGATGACAGTAAGTGGTGACAAACATATCTTGTGGTTTGGCACCAGAGGTGGAGGCCTTGGACGGTTAAACGTTGATACTATGGAAGTCGATTATTTGGTTCATGACCCAAATAACTCTGCAAGTTTGAGCTTTGATGGTGTTACCAGTATTCACCTAGATCAAGATAAAAATCTATGGGTTGGCACCTTTGGTGGAGGGCTTAATCTGTTAAAACATAATGGTAATGGCTTTGCTCATTTTAGAGAGCAGCACGGAGACCTGAGAAGTTTAAATCATGATCGGGTTGTTGCGGTATCCGAATTACTTGACGGTAGAATAATTGTTGGAACAATTAAAGGCATTAATATCTTTAATCCCACTTCGTTGGATTTCGATCGCATCGAACATGAACCGGATAATGTTGATAGTTTATCAGCACCTATGGCATGGGCATTTTATCAAGATGATGCTGAACAACTTTGGGTTGGTACGCAAGGCGGCGGTCTGAATCAGTGGCGTAAAAAAGACCTTAAGGCACTAAATAACCATTTTAGTCGCTACAATAGTGTGAATGGATTACCGAGTAGCCACATTTACTCTATTCAAGCAGATGAAATGGACAATTTGTGGTTAAGTAGCACTGCTGGTTTATCACGGTTTAATCCCGCGACTGGAAAAATTCGCCATTTCGATTCATCGCAAGGCTTAAACGATAGTGAGTTTAATTTCGGTGCAGGCTTTACTGATAGCCAAGGTGTTATGTATTTTGGCGGTAATTTTGGTTTTGTACGCTTTCAACCAAATGAGATAAAAGACAGCAAGACAGTCCCGCCTGTGGTGTTAGTGCGTATTAAAAAGTTAAATGAAGAAGTGGGTGTCGATATACAGTACCAAGAGCAGCATGAAATCGTGCTCAATTATCTGGATTACTATATCTCGTTTGAATTTGCGGCCCTGGATTTTAACGCTCCAGAACTGAATGAATACCGCTACAAATTAGAAGGGTTAGATCCTAACTGGGTTGAACTAGGGCACGCTCGGTTGGCTTCTTTCAGTAACTTACCACCGGGCAAGTATGTTCTTAAGGTGCAAGCGAGTAATCATTTAGGCTTGTGGAATTCCGAAGGGGTCGCACTGCAGATTCGAGTATTACCTCCACCATGGCGAACTTGGTGGGCGTATAGCGTTTATGCCATTCTTTTGATTGTCATTGTGCTTGACGTTATCCGGCGTTATCGTCTCAAACAACAACGTGCGTCTCAGCATTTAATTGATTTGGAAGAAAAGGTAGAAGAGCGTACGACCGATCTGCGTTTAGTCAATGAAAAGTTAGAACAAATCAGTTTTACAGATCCGCTTACTGGGCTTAAAAATCGTCGCTACTTAACACAGCACTTGGACAATGATGTGGAGTTAATTCTTGCTAAGCATCGAGAGTATTCGTTGAATCAATCTCAACTAGCGTCTAAAGATGCAGATTTAATTTTCTTTTTAATGGATTTAGATCACTTTAAGCAAGTTAACGATAAGTATGGGCACAGCGCCGGAGATGCGGTCCTTGTGGCCGTTAAGTCTATCTTGGAGACCGTATTTCGTGATACCGACTATCTACTGCGTTGGGGCGGGGAAGAATTTCTTATTGTTGCACGTTTTGTTGACCGTAGTAGTGCCGCGACACTAGCTGAGCGACTACGATGTGCTATTCAAGCACAT
- a CDS encoding polysaccharide lyase family 7 protein → MKLIHKVVLNLVAFSAFNSTAANSEIVDEASLSRLIPDSHQTLPQGVLLGAKRELVNDKPPSENFDLMDWSLTLPTDLNKDLKADMIYEKPLSNGFELKPLFYTADDGGMVFASPNVGAKTSKNTKYVRTELREMLRRGNNRIKTQGITGNNWVFSGAHGSVKRKAGAIEGSLEATLAVNRVSTTGDEKMVGRVIIGQIHATKDEPIRLYYRKLPNNEHGSIYFAHEVNGGDDTWINLVGSRSHRLENPHDGIKLNEKFSYKISVENNVLFVTLVRLDKPNITKVYDMSNSGYDKSNQYMYFKAGVYNQNNGGDPKDYVQATFYHLDNQHSGYRH, encoded by the coding sequence ATGAAGTTAATCCATAAGGTCGTGTTGAATTTGGTTGCATTCAGCGCTTTTAACTCAACCGCCGCAAATAGCGAGATAGTGGATGAAGCAAGTTTATCGCGCCTTATCCCTGACTCTCATCAAACTCTCCCTCAAGGTGTTTTGTTGGGTGCTAAGAGAGAATTAGTAAACGATAAGCCTCCCAGTGAAAACTTTGATTTAATGGACTGGAGCTTAACCTTGCCAACGGATCTAAATAAAGATCTTAAAGCTGATATGATTTATGAGAAGCCCCTTAGCAATGGCTTCGAACTCAAGCCGCTGTTTTATACCGCAGATGATGGTGGCATGGTGTTCGCCAGTCCAAATGTTGGCGCTAAAACCTCAAAAAACACCAAGTATGTTCGCACTGAACTTCGAGAAATGCTACGACGGGGTAATAATCGTATAAAAACCCAAGGCATAACCGGTAATAACTGGGTTTTCTCTGGTGCACACGGCTCTGTTAAAAGAAAAGCAGGCGCCATTGAAGGCAGCCTAGAAGCAACGCTAGCAGTGAATCGCGTATCAACCACTGGCGATGAAAAAATGGTCGGCCGGGTGATCATTGGCCAAATTCATGCGACCAAGGATGAACCTATTCGCCTCTATTATCGTAAGTTGCCTAACAATGAGCATGGCTCAATTTACTTTGCGCACGAAGTAAACGGTGGAGATGACACCTGGATTAATCTTGTAGGCTCTCGCTCTCATAGATTAGAAAACCCACATGATGGAATTAAATTAAATGAAAAATTTAGCTATAAGATAAGTGTGGAAAACAATGTGTTATTCGTGACACTTGTCCGTCTAGATAAACCGAATATTACGAAAGTCTATGACATGAGTAACAGTGGTTACGATAAGAGTAACCAATATATGTACTTTAAAGCGGGAGTTTACAATCAAAATAACGGTGGTGACCCTAAAGACTATGTACAAGCGACATTCTACCATTTAGATAATCAACATTCCGGATACCGTCATTAA